TTCGGTTCGCGCGTTTCACCTGCTTACCGGTTACACCTGTCGCGCTTATATCGGTTTCATCATTAATATTAATTATTAAAAGAGAATTCAAATAGTTCTTATTTTAAGTTCTGCTGAAAAATACTTAATTCGTTATTTAATGAGTCGCCGCGGCGCCGGCCGTTACGATTGCAGCAGCACGACTGTTTTCAGTATATTTTTTGTTTTAATATTATTTAAAAGCATCAGTAATAAGAAAAGGATTTCTCATCTAACTTTCATCCAGATTTTCATAAATATGATAATGAAATGACGAAAGAGGTAAAAAAATGCTGAAAGTTAATAAACATGAAAAAAAACCCTTTTAACATGTGTCAATATATAAACAGTTTTATTTGTACTAAAATATATATCAACAATGACGCTCTAATAATTCTTTTCTAACAACTAATAATAAATTAGATGAAAAACTTTATTTTCATTTCAAAGTTTACTTTTTAATATATATCGTCATAATATTTCAAAAAATAATTAAAAAAAAATAAACAAACAATATTTTGCTATCAAAATTTTCAAAAAAAAAAATCAACAAAATTTTCTTAAACAAGCAGTATATTTGGCTATTTCTGAATTTATTTCTTTTGCTAATTGTTGTTTATACGATGTAGAGATGTGATTTACACAGTACAAACTTTAATTAAAAAAAAAAAATATATTCGAAATAGATTTTCAAATTAAAGAGAGACCCTTTCTCGTCATTTCGTCGTTTCTTTTTGAGACACATTACCTTCTTTTTTTTTTTAACATTTTCGCTTTTTTCGTCCACCTTCTCTCTCTCTCTCCCCTTCTTGACTTCTGTTCAGACTCTCAAAGAGAGAGCGCGCCTGCCTGCAAGCCTCAGCACACAGAGAGAGAATTCGAGGAAGAAGAAAAGCAATTCACAAACCCCTATAGAGACTCGTTTTACTGATTCCCCATGGAGAAGAATCTCTCCCACCACCACTCTCGTAACCACTCTCTCCCGAAGAAACCTCTCAACAACGGTAACGGCGTTTACACCTCCTCCGTCAAAACACCAAACACCGTTACAACAACCACAACATACGACGACGTTTTCGGCGGCCCGCCTCGTTTCGGCCCCCCGACTCTATCCCCCCGCCTCGAAGACTACTGCGAAATCTTCTCCGGCTTCAACGGCTCCTCACGCGCCGCCGTCTCCTCGATTCCGATCCTCGATCTCCCCCTCGATAAAGGCCTCTCCTTTGACGTCCGGAGAGAGAGCTTCGACTACCTCGAAGTCTTCGGAGGCTTCGACGGTCTCGATTCAGCTCCCTCGTACGATGAGCTCTTTAGGTCCACGGTGGCTGACGGAGATTCCTCCGACGGTGCTTGGTAAACGTTGTAGACCCATTAGAGCCTTTAGCTTCCTCTGAGTTCGAAAGTTTCCTCCTTTTTACTTTTTAGCTTCCTCTGAGTTCGAAAGTTTCCTCCTTTCTTAACGAGATCGGTTCGTTTGTAATTGTAGGACTCCTGAAGAAGAAGAAGAAGAAGAAGAAGAAGTGGAGGAGAAAAGTCCTTCCTTTTCTAACGGAAGAGATTCGTATGACTCGATTGAGTTCAACATCTCTTACCACAAAGCTAATCAGGTGAACGGCGGCACGAGCGTCTCACGTGTTGCGCCTGATCTTGGCTCTTCTTCTTGTGTTGCTGCCTTTGAAGGCAAGGATGCTTGTGATCAGAAGCGTTGTTATAGTGGAGCTACTACGTCTTGTCTTAGTGAACCTTTTGTGACGGTTTCTGAGATTGGTTTGAAGACTCATCCTACTGGGATACCGCCTCCTTCGAGACCGCCTCCTGTGTTGAAGAGTGATTTTAGGAGGTCGGCTTCTAATTCTAGGACTACTGGATCTGAAGGGTCTAATGAGGAAGGTAGTTCTCCGCCGTTCTTTGATGTTGAGGTTGATGCGAGTTCAGCTGCTGTGAGGGAAGCTATGGTTAAAGCTGAGGCAAAACTTAAAAGTGCAAAAGAGATGTTTGAGAGGAAGCAAACCTCCATGAACGGTAGAATGAGCGAGGAAGGGAAATCAAGCCATGCAGCTGGTCTGGACCATAAGTCTCTCTCTTCTCAAGGGTCTGTAAACTCTGACGGAAACGAGGAATGGGAAGAGGCTACACAGTTTGTTGAGCTGGTGAGAACAGAGCAGCCTAGAAACGCTGATGAGAACAGTGGTGGAGAAGATGTTTCTTTCCCTCGTAGTGCAGGGTTCTTCGACCAGAAGCTGACGAGGCCAGCTAATGCTGACTGGGAGAAGCAACAGAGGAGAGCAAAAGGAGACAGGGAGGAGGATCATGAAGCCAAGAAGTTGCCAAAACACCCTGGAGCGAGAAAAGTAGCGTCTAGGCATAAGAGACGTGAGGACAGGCTTGTAGAAAAAGCTCCTGAGAAGTTGAGAGATGTTGAGCTGCAATTTGAGATAGGCAATAATGTATCTGATCATGGTGGGATAGTGAAACAAAGAAACCTGATTAGGCCAGAAGAAAGCAAGCCCTTAACTGAGAAACTTTCAAAGCAAAAGATGGCAGACCGGAGAGCAGCTGAAAAGAATCTGGATAATGTGTTTGATTGGGAACAAAATGCGAGAAAGCTGAGGGAGGCACTTGGTCTATCAGATAACGAAAGCACGCTAGAGGTTCCCCTTGGAACGAATGGCGAAATGGACGAGAGTGAGAGAAAACTGAAGGAGGCATTGAGGCGGATGGAGGAAGAAACTAGCTCTAAAGAGGAGGCTAGTGTAAAGGAAGAAACAGAAGCTTTTGAGAAGGCAGAGAATGAGAAAAGACTAAAGGCAGCTTTGGAGCAAGAAGAGAAGCTCAAAAAGCTTAAAGAAGAGAATGAACGGAGAGAGGCAGAGGCTCGTGAAAAGGCAGAGCAAGAAAGGAGAAGGAAAGAGCAGGAAGAGTATGAATTGCGGCTAAAAGAAGCCTTTGAAAAGGAAGAAGAAAACCGCAGAATGAGAGAGGCTCGCGAAAAGGCAGAAGAAGAAGAAAGGAGAAGGAAAGAACAAGAAGAGTATGAAAGGAGGCTAAAAGAAGCTTTTGAAAAGGAAGAAAAGAACCGTAGAATGAGAGAGGCCCGTGAGAAGGCAGAAGCAGAGAATGAAAGGAAAATGAAAGAAGCACGTGAAAAGGAAGAAAACGAACGGAGAAGAATAAAAGAGGCTCAAGAGAAGGCAGAGGCAGAGCGAAGGATACAAGAAGAGAAGGAAAGGCAGATTAGAGAGTTGCAAGAGAAGGAAGCGTATGAGAGGAGAGCCAAAGAGGCTCTTGAACAGGCAGAGAATGAGAGGAAGTTGAAAGAGGAGAATGAGAAGAAGCTGAAAGAAGCTATCGAGCTAGAAGAGAAAGAAAAAATGCTGATAGAAGCTTTTGAGAGGGCGGAGACTGAGAGAAGACTAAAAGAGGATCTTGAACAAGAAGAGATGAGGCTGCAAGAGGCCAATGAAAGAGAAAGAACACAGAGAGAAAATCAAGAGCGCCAGGAGAAGGAGAGAGACGAGAGACAAGGAGACACATGTGAAATGGAGAAAACGTGTGAAACCATCAATGAGGCTTTGGAAGAGGATGAGAGAGTAGACAACCACGAACCAGTGAACAAAGTACTAGTGGAAGAAGAAGAAGAGGAAGGACCAAGCCAGAGAGTTTCTGTGTCCGAAGAAGCCTGTCACTGGAAGGTATTTGAAAAGAATCTTAAAGACGCAAGCCAAAAAGAAGGAACCAATGAGCTGGATACTGAATCTGAGCA
This sequence is a window from Brassica oleracea var. oleracea cultivar TO1000 chromosome C1, BOL, whole genome shotgun sequence. Protein-coding genes within it:
- the LOC106305120 gene encoding auxilin-like protein 1, whose translation is MEKNLSHHHSRNHSLPKKPLNNGNGVYTSSVKTPNTVTTTTTYDDVFGGPPRFGPPTLSPRLEDYCEIFSGFNGSSRAAVSSIPILDLPLDKGLSFDVRRESFDYLEVFGGFDGLDSAPSYDELFRSTVADGDSSDGAWTPEEEEEEEEEVEEKSPSFSNGRDSYDSIEFNISYHKANQVNGGTSVSRVAPDLGSSSCVAAFEGKDACDQKRCYSGATTSCLSEPFVTVSEIGLKTHPTGIPPPSRPPPVLKSDFRRSASNSRTTGSEGSNEEGSSPPFFDVEVDASSAAVREAMVKAEAKLKSAKEMFERKQTSMNGRMSEEGKSSHAAGLDHKSLSSQGSVNSDGNEEWEEATQFVELVRTEQPRNADENSGGEDVSFPRSAGFFDQKLTRPANADWEKQQRRAKGDREEDHEAKKLPKHPGARKVASRHKRREDRLVEKAPEKLRDVELQFEIGNNVSDHGGIVKQRNLIRPEESKPLTEKLSKQKMADRRAAEKNLDNVFDWEQNARKLREALGLSDNESTLEVPLGTNGEMDESERKLKEALRRMEEETSSKEEASVKEETEAFEKAENEKRLKAALEQEEKLKKLKEENERREAEAREKAEQERRRKEQEEYELRLKEAFEKEEENRRMREAREKAEEEERRRKEQEEYERRLKEAFEKEEKNRRMREAREKAEAENERKMKEAREKEENERRRIKEAQEKAEAERRIQEEKERQIRELQEKEAYERRAKEALEQAENERKLKEENEKKLKEAIELEEKEKMLIEAFERAETERRLKEDLEQEEMRLQEANERERTQRENQERQEKERDERQGDTCEMEKTCETINEALEEDERVDNHEPVNKVLVEEEEEEGPSQRVSVSEEACHWKVFEKNLKDASQKEGTNELDTESEQLNGVESGEESASVTEAKLNQKSKTVEERSEDEKFVKNGTVGGAKLERPLPSRVFMQREKEAERLKRELDTKMENLRKIEEEREREIEREKDRMAFDQRALADARERLEKACAEARERSFPSTEARLRAERAAVERATAEARERAAEKAAFEARDRMERSVSDKQLGSFGERTETQFQNSASFGASRYQNSPGADGESPQRYTSRLERHRRTADRVAKALAEKNMRDLVAQREQAERVRIAETLDAEVKRWSSGKEGNIRALLSTLQYILGSESGWQPLPLTEVITSAAVKRAYRKATLCVHPDKLQQRGANIHQKYICEKVFDLLKEAWNRFNSEER